GAATTCATGGGGAATTCGACAAAATGTTtaagagagaaattaaataaattctcTACAATATCTTTCAGAACATGGAACTAGagagaatacttcctaacacaccctatgaggccagcattaccctaataacaaaacagacaaagatattacaagaaaaaaaagtaccGATCAATATCTGTgataaaatgcaaaaatcctcaacaaaatattagcaaactgaatgcaAAAATGTAGCCAAAGAATTATACAGCACCAcctagtgggatttatcccagatatGCCAGGCTGCttcatattcaaaaatcaattaatataatccatcacatcaacaggctaaagaagaagaaTCACATGGTCATattaatagatacagaaaaagcattttataaaatccatcacccattcatgataaaacctctcagtaaactaagaatagaggggaacttcctcaatttgataaagaatatctacaaaaacctATAGGTAACATCATACATCatggtgagaaacttgaagctttcccacgaagatcagaaacaaggcaaggatatctccaatcaccactgcttttcaacgtcatactagaagtcctagctaatgcaacaagacaagaaaaggaaataaaaagaatacagattaggaagaaagaaagaaaactttgttTGTTGATGACATGAGAGCCTAAGTATAAAATCCAAAAGGATCAACAGAAACTCCTgaaactaataagtgattatagcagGGTTGCAGGATATAAGTTTCATACACAAAATTCGatcactttcctatataccagcaatgaacaagtggaatttgaaatacTGTTTACAGTAGtacccccaaaatgaaatacttaggtataaatctaacaaaatatgtatgagatctatatgaggaaaactacaaaattctgatgagagaaatcaaagaactaaataaacagagagataatccatgttcatggataggaagaatcaatactgtcaacatgtcagttcttcccaacttggtCTATGGATTCAAGCAATCCCAATCAATATTCCAACAAGTTATTTTGaagatatcaacaaactgattataaagtttatatggagaggcaaaagatccagaatattgaagaagaacaaaattggtgGACTGACACTACCCAACATCAGGACTTATTATAAGGCTACAAAAATCAGGACAGTGTGGTATTagtaaaagaatagacaaatagatcaatggaacagaacagagagcccataAATAGACCcatataaatatagtcaactgatctttggcaGAGGAGCAAAGGGAATACAATGGAacaaagataatcttttcaacaaaaaaCGCAGGAACTGGATACCcactggcaaaaaataaataaacagggcttccctggtggcacagtggttaagaatctgcctgccaacgcaggggacatgggttcaatccctggtctgggaagatcccacagccgtggtggagcaactaagcctgtgcaccacaactactgagcctatgctctagagcccacgagccacaactactgagcccacgtgccacaactactgaagcctatgtgcctagggcccgtgctccacaagagtagcccccgctctccacaactagagaaagcccgcacgcagcaacgaagacccaacgcagccaaaaataaataaataaaaaatttaaaaataaaaaataaaatgttatatatatatatatatatttatatatatatatgaatcacagacctgaatgtaaaacacaaacctataaaacttctagaagatagcATAGGAGAAAATGTAGATGACTTTgggtttggtgatgactttttacaTGCAACACCagaggcatgatccatgaaagaaataattgataaactggacttcattaaaataaaaaatttcttctttgcaaAAAACACTCTCAAGAGAATAAAGACAAgccagagactgggagaaaatatctgtaaaagacatcagataaaggactgttatccaataTATACTTAAAACCCAACAATAAGCAAATGAACAGcccaattttaaaaagaggtcaatgaccttaacagacacctcacccaAGAAAATACACAGACGGCAAGTAAGCGTATGAAAAGCTACTCCACACCATATatcatcagaaaaatgtaaattaaaacaacagtgagataccattacaTACCCATTTtgtcaaaatccaaaacactgacaacaccaaattctCACGAagatgtgaagcaacaggaactctcattcactgccggtgggaatgcaaaatggtacagtcactttggaagacactttGACAGTTtcctacaaaattaaacatactcttaccatatgatccagtgattgCATCCTTTGGTACTTATGcaaattgaaaacttatgtccacacaaaaatttgtacatggaTGTCTCTAGCAGTTTTATACATAACTGCCCAAACTTGatgcaaccaagatatccttctgtaggtaagtggataaataaacttgGTACACCcagacaacagaatattattccacgctaaaaagaaatgggctgtcaagccatgaaaagacatggaagaaacataaatgcatattactaagtgaaaaaagccaatctgaaaaggttacataatgtatgattccaactacatgattCTGGAAAAGGCACAACTATGGAAAAAGTAGAAAGATCAGTGGTAGCCATGGGTTAGGAGTGAAGGTAGGGTGAataataggtggagcacagaggattttttagTGCAATGAAactactctctgtctctctgtctctctctctctctctctatatatatatatatggcaatgGATATATGACATTACACATTTgttaaaacccatagaatgtacaacacaaagaatgaaccctaaggtaaactatggactctgggtgatactGATGTGTTCCTGTAGGCTCATCAATTGTACCACTCTGTTGGGGGATGTTGATTATGTATATGTGGGGTTAGGGAGTATAcggaaactctctgtactttctactcaattttgctatgaatctaaaaaaaatctattttttaaaaaagcaatggctttacaataattttttaaataaaataataacagaggtttaaatttttttttaaatcagaatggtcatcatcaaaaaagtctacaaataataaatgctggggagggtgtggagaaaagggaagcctcctgcACTGCTGATGGGCatataaactggtgcagccactatggagaactaaaaacagagttatcatatgatccagcaatcccaatcctgggcatatatccagaaaagacgaaagctaatttgaaaagatgcatgcaccccaatgttcatagcagcactatttacaatagctaagacatggaagcaactgaaatgtccatggacagatgaatggataaagaagatgtggtgtatatatacaatggaatacaactcagccataaaaaaggatgaaataatgtcatttgcagaacatggatggacctagagattatcatactaagtgaagtaagtcagagaaagacaaagattatgacatcacttaaatgtggaatctaaaaaacagtacaaattaacttatttacaaaacaggaacagactcacacacatagaaaacaaacttatggttaccaaagggaaaggagggagagggataaattaggagtatggaattaacagatacacactaccatatataaattagataaacaacaaggatttactgtatagcacagggaactatattcaatatctttaaataacttataatggaaaagaatttttttaaagattatatatacaaccaaatcactttgctgtacatctgaaactaacacaatatggtaaatcaactatatttcaataaaaattttttttaaagaaagaaaatttcccagaacttAGTGACATGTTTGTTTGAAAGAGCCCACTGTGTCTGGCATCATAGATGAAAACAAAGCTACACCAAGAAACATCACTGTAAAATTTGGGGCATGGGAACCAGGAAATTTTCCTACAGATTTCCAGAGAGTTAGAAAAGATCTGGATACAGAATGCTTTTGGACTTCTGAAGACAGGAGGCGATAGCACAGGTattcaaaattctgaaggaaaattatttcctgCCTGAAATTCTGTGTTTACTTGGATGTGTTCCCCGCAAGAAAGAGGAAGACCTGGGATGCAAGGAATAGGACAGCCACACaggaaagaggagaagggaaTTCCCATGGCAGGATGACAGGAGTCCTCAGCACGACAGCTGTACAGAAGTTGTCAGATGGCAGCTGTCCATGTCTGAGCAGGTCAACAGGCTCCAGGGGAGATTTTCTTGGGAAGATGAAATTGTGAAAATAACTGATTTACCCAAATCTGTTAAAAGGAGATTTATGTAAGTGGCTGAGAATTTAGGATTAAATCACAGAGGAACATAGAAAAACTaagcaaatggaaaaataagacaattattaattattaggaaaaaagtTTTGAGGGAAAATTAATCTTAGGTAACTATATGTTTCAGCTGAGAATATATTAGCATAATTATGTAAACAGTAAACAAagcttttggccaacccaaattATGATCTACGCATATTggtagaatgagaaaaaaaaggaaagatgcaGTGGAAGAAGGGCAGCAAGGAGGAGAAGAATTAAATATTCATCGTAAACCACAGATACTGCCTGCATTTGAAAATCGAGAAATCCAGAAACATGGAGGAGGTAAATACCAAAAGGAGCAGTTACGGTCGTGGTTCCTCTGGAGAAGAGGCcaagggggtaggggtggggagctGCTTGTCAACAACTGAAGGCTCTGAGATTTTATCCCACTTGTGTGCTAACCAGTCAGCTTGCCACAGTTTCATGGAGGCTGGCAGAAGACACAAGACTCCTGCATCAGAGACAAAGAACAGATTGTTAGACACAGCACTAGTAGTATTAGAGTATTATCTTTTGTTTGGTTCCCTGAACCCCAGTTCTCACAGAGTGCTGCCAAGAGAGCCAGCTGGTACCTGTACACACAGTGTAAGTACAGGAGAAGAAGCCTGAGCTGAGACAGCCTGAATTGCTCATAATGGACAGTAAGTCTGCCTGCCTTTTTGCTTCAGAGGAAGATGCTGTCTCTTCCAAGGTTGCTTGCTGTGCAAACATGTCGGAAAAGATTGTAGGGAACAAAGTAGGGCAGTCAGTGCCTCACTCACGAGACGTGAAGACCAATGGAGGAATTCTCAAAAGTGATGCTTTTCTTAATAAACCTCCTcgaattatttgattttttaaaattacatgcaCGTataactttcattaaaaaaatgaaaatttacttAGGAATTTTACGTTATTAAAACAACTTGCCTGACACTCCTACTGACTGGGTATCTCTTCTTTCCAATGGAGAGCCAAAGtcggaaaaaaaaattggaaaaggaaGTTTTCCAAAACTTCGTGCAGGGCGGGCTGGCCCTAGTGAAGGGCGTTCCCAACCCCAGCTGTCCAATCTGTGCTGAGACCCAGGCGGTGAGGCCCGCGAGCCCGCCCTTCCCTGGCCCTGGCCTCGCATCGGGGCAGGCTCCATACGCCCCGAGCGCCCGAGTCTGCACCTGCAAGACCCGGATGGGGCGGCCCAACGCCGTGGCTGGTGGAGAGATGCAAGCCACGTGTGTCAAGTGCCCGGAGCAGCACTTTTGTAGCTGTGTTGATTGCAATGATCCGGGATGTGAACCAAGCCtcgctggaaaaaaaaaaaaaaaaaaaaaaaagcatcatggTCCAGTTGACTAGCCAGCGGGGGCTCATTCGGGGCTGAGGGCCAGAGCGGGTCTCCAGAGCACAGCGCAGGAAGAGGGGTGGGCAACTCTGCCGTGTCGCCGCAGGATCCCCGGGCCCGGGGGACGAACGCGACATCTCCTCGCTGGTGCGCACAGGCGCCCTGGCCCTGCAGGGCGCTCGGACCGCTCGCTCCCTCCCTTGCAGCTCCCTCGCCCGGCCTCTGACCCGCACAATCCCAAGCCGGGGACGGGCGTGGGCGCTTCTCCGAGAAGCGGGTCTGCActcctacccctccctccctccctccctcaccggCCGAAGCCTAAGGCCACGGAGGGAGCCTGGCCTGAGCGGATCCCGTTTATCAGCCCCATCTCCCATTACATAAGGCGGCGCCTATCTCCAGGGCATCGCCACAACCGCGGGCCTTCTCCCACGCGCGGGGGCGCACCTACCCACCGCTCCCCGCTTGGTTTTGCTGGTCCTAGAGGGGGAGGGAGGCGTTCCACTCATCTTGACGCAACCCACGGTGGTTCCCCATTCCTTCCGCCAACACAGGGACCCCCACGGGAGATTCTACTGACCCTAgtctgcagataaggaaactgaggtcacaGAAGCAGGCGGCGGCACtccaggcactggggagccacGAGGGGCAGGGCCCAGCTTGCAAGCGTTAGGGCCTGCAATTGTGCTGGGAAACTTGGGgctgggagagaagagagggtgGGAATCACGTTACCAGTGAGAGGAGAGGGTGGGCAAGGCTGGGAGTCTTCTAAGCAGGGGTGACAGCCCCAGCGTCCCTTGGAGGACCCTTGTGAGGAGGCTGAGCCCCATTGTCATTGGACAGagaggcagcctgagcagacagaGAGGGGGCCGAGATGGGGAGGCACTGGCTTAGGGGAGGAAGTGGGTGAGGGAGAGACTTGACATCAGCACCCAAGAGGCAAATGCTGTGGCCTCAGTTGCACGGGTTTCTGGAGGACTTCTGGAGGAATGAGGGAAAAGCAGGGAAATGGCTACATGCCAGTGTCCCTGCAGGGGGTGGGCTGCCCACAGGGGACCCTGGAGTGGGGGCAGGCCCAGGAGTCACACTCCACAGCCTTCAATCTGCAAGGGAAACTTGAGGCCTCAGAGGGCAGAGGTGGTCGCCCCAGGTCTCAAGTGGCAGTGGGAACAGTGAGTCTCCAGGGCTAAGGCTGGGTCCACCTCTTGCCCGCCCCACCCACTGAGGGTCTCCCAGCAGGACGGACCCACACTGAAGGCTGGGTGGGGCACCCAGTGTCCAGGCTGCACATGTTTAGAGTTATCAGCCAAACAACTTTTCAAAGGAAAGATCCCAGGAGGATCCCTGAGTCTGACTGGATCTTTCAATGGAGACCTGGGAATCTGCACTTCCATGGTCCTTCCCACAGCGGGGCCAACAGGGAATCAGGTGGGCCAAAAGAAGTGAACTTCACTCTTCTCCCTTTATCCTGTTTGAATTCTGTACCCAGAGCAAGTTTTGTTTTGGTAATGTAACAGACCagttcactgaaaaaaataaaacccccaGATTCCCACATCTGATAGACTGTGGTCACAGCACTGTCTGCCCAGCATTTCTGGTGACCTAAAGGGATCTGAGGACAGGAGCTGGGTGGCACCTAGGGTGGACACTGGGCAAAAGTGCTGGATTTCTAGCTGGCACAGTTGACACCAGGCTGCCCTCAGGGCCCTCTCACCTACCCCACCAGTAAGCTCATCCAGACCTTGGAAACTGCCCCAGACCCCTCTCAGTAATAAGCCTAGAAGAAATCAAATTCTTTCCTTTATGTGACGCTGGATTTTCCACAAAGTAAAATCAAGATGAGTAAAGATGTGGTTTGTAGATAGTGCCTGACAAAGCGGAGACCAGGGTGTGAGGCATCACCACTTGGGCCTATAAAAGCTGCCACAAGAGGACAAGGCCACAAGATACTCAGCTTAGGCCAGCCTATGCGTCTGCTTCTCACTCTTCTGTGCTGGATCTAGGCTCCATGGCGCTCTGGTTGACTGTGGTCATTGCTCTCACCTGCTTTGGTGGCTTCGCCTCCCTGGGCCCTGTGCCTCCCTCTacagccctcaaggagctcattgAAGAGCTGGTCAATATCACCCAGAACCAGAAGGTGAGTGCCTGTTGGCCAGGGTCCTAgctctgggggtgcaggggtgggggACTCTCAGGAAGGGTACTGGTCATGGTCTGGGCCATGAAGGCTGGGCCTGGTCCTAAGATGCCTGTAGGTCAGGAAGAAGCCCCAAGGACTAGGGGATGAGCCTggccatgggggaggggagccaggttggggtgggggatgCAGTAATATGGGCGGACCCAAGAAGGAATGTGGCAGAGTCCCCAGAGATCACctgctcccctggcctggccctgcctgccACGGCAAGCTCCTACTCAGCCGTTTCTGAACAGAGGAGACCGGAGAAGGGCTGGCAACCTCCTAGAACTATTTGGCATTTGCCAGTTGGCTTTGAATGTGATAATGGGGCCGTTATTCACAGCATCTTAGTTAAGCCCATTCTTATGGAAGAATCCATCAGTAGAGTCAGCTCCTCTCCCCAGTGGTGATGGCCCACACTTTCTGAGCACTAATAATGTACCAGGCCCACTGCCGGGGCTTTACATCTCATTTCATCGCTGCCAACCACCTTAAGAGACAGGTACGATACCCCATTTTACTGACTAAGTGTCAGTGAGGTTAACTGACGAAAGTCAGATTAAACCAGTATTGGACGACACCAGAGGGCCCATGCTCCGAACTGCGGTATCCTCAATTCCGGAGGCGGGCTGTTTACACACTAGACCCACACGGCCTCTCATCTGATTGGCCTGGtcaccccctccctcacctgacGCTGCCCTGGACCTTCCCTGCAGGCCCCTGATTGACTGGCCTGTGTCATCTGTCCTCCTGCCCTGGCTATGGCAAGCTTCGCAAAAGGCTTGTCCCTCACTGGCTGTGTTACTCAGTTTTTCTCTCTCAGCTCCAAGACCCTGTACAATGGGTCTCCCCCGCTGTGCAGAGCAGGAACTGAAGCTCAGGAACACTGAAGGTCCCAGGCCTGCCCCTGCTCTATGGGGATGCCTGTGGGGCCTGATCCCTGTGGAGACTTGGCCTGGGCTGGCTGGGCAGGTCTGGGAACCTGCCAGCACTCAGCTCACTGTCCTCTGCTCCCTCAGGCACCCCTGTGCAATGGCAGCATGGTGTGGAGTGTCAACCTGACAGCCAACATGGTGAGGACCCCTGGGCACTGGGGGGAGGTGGCTGAGGCTGAAGCCCTCTGTTCGTCTTTTCTGAGCCTTGCTCACACGGGTGGCGGTTCCAGGCAGGCTTCAAGAGCCACTCTCCACCCCTCATCATCTAGGCTCCCCACCACCCAGACCCACCTCCACCaggcctcccagccccctccctcctgcaaaCTCACTGAATGTGCTGCCTGACCCCCCCCACATTTTCGTCCCCACAGTACTGTGCGGCCCTGGAAGCCCTGATCAACGTCTCCAACTGCAGTGCCATCCAAAGGACCCAGAGGATGCTGAGCGCACTCTGTCTTCACAAGCCCTCAGCTGGGGTAaggcccccctgccccccccgaCCCTGCACCCACTTCTCCCAGGCCTGGGCTCACCCTGGGAGCTTCAGGGGAAGCTGGCTGAGCATCTGAGGCATGTGTCCACAAAGCGGTGGGCCCACTGTAGAAGCAGGGGCGTGCCTTTGGGATTTCCAAGACGTGGCCTGAGGGCTCCTGACTCCTACATGAGCTTcagttccacatctgtaaaatgtgggtaaTAACAGTACTCACCTCATGGGGGCTTTTGTGGGGATTGAACCAGCCGGTCCCCAGAAAGCCCCTGGTAGATGCTGATTGTCCTGGTTCTGGCGTTCCACTAACATGCTGGCCTCTTTGCCCTGCAGCAGGTTTCCAGCGATCACATCCGAGACACCAAAATTGAAGTGGCCCACTTCTTAAAAGACCTGCTCAAACATTCAAGGAACATTTTTCGCTATGGAAAATTCAGCTGAAACATGAAGAGCTAGCATTATTATTTGCAGAGGCAGACCCTGACCATCTAAGTtgcagatttatttttctttcagatgtcAAAAATTTCTTGGGGAGACTGGAAGAGGGTTAGGGAGGGGGGTAAGATTTCCTTAGCTTAGACCTGAGCCTGTGCTGCCTGCCTTGAGCCCAGCCAATCCCACCTGCCCTGTGCCTTGGTGCCCGGGGCTCAGCCTGGTGGGCCTCCTCCATCTGGGGCTCTGAGCTGGGTGGACAAGGATGGACACTGCCCCACTTGACCTCCACCTCCTCAGAACAAACTAGCATTACAATGGGTGCCACCCTCGTCAGACAGCCAGTGGAGGAGCCACCTGCTTTACACGGGGGCAACTGAGGCAGAGAGCAGCCCAGGCACATTTCTTCTTGGCCTTATTTATTATTGTGTGTTATTTAAACAAGTGTTTTTGTCTGTGGGGATAGGGAGGGACTGTTACTGCCAGAACTTGGAGCCAAGGGCCTGGAGACTTGGGGCTCCAGCACTAAAGCAGCGAGCATTAGAAATCCCTGGCAGTAAGTACTGTATGCAAACTTCTGCTACCTCACTGGGGTCCTGGGGCCGGGGCAGGGGACAGGTCAGAGGGCCAGAGTAGCCACTCTTGTCTGACGGCCAGCATTCGGCCCTCAGCCGagtaatttattgtttttccttgtatttaaagTTAAGTATTAAAATATGTTATCAAAGAGTTAATAATATATAGGAGAGCAGCCTAGAACACGGCATGTGGTGTGGATTGTGGGGAGGGGTCATTGGATAAGTTGTTTCATTGACTTTGTCAAGCTGGAAGCCAGAAATAAAGATGGTGACAAGAGACCTGATGGTGTTTGCCTCTTATGTTGGCATTTGGGGACGCGGGCCTGTGTTCTGAAGACTCTGAGGAGCGTTTGGGAGGCAGGGCAGTTGGAGGGGGGCCTAGGATGGAGCGGAGGGGGAGTGAAGTACAAGACCTGGGctgaaaaaaaagcaagccaGTGCCTGGGGAGAGGGGACCTGGCCAGGAGGAgttccccaccaccacctgcaGGGAGGTGGAAGAAGCATGGGCCAGGGTGTCGGGGTTCAAGGAAGGTGTCTGGAGCAGGTAGAGACCTCAGAAGTGGTCTCATGACGACAGCCCTGGATGAGTGGCCAGCCTGTGTCTGGCACCACCCACACACCTGCTGGTGTCACCCATAGAAAGCTCAGGGAAGAGAaggtggcttgcccaaggtcccacagctggtatggagcaaagccaggatttgaaccccaaACTCACTCCAACTCCAAAGCTCACACACTTAACCACCTTGCCTCCCTCTGTCCAAATGCCATCTGGCCTGAATGCACGACCTTTGTAATACTGTCACCAGCCTGTGTGGGCACCTCCCCTGACGGGGAGCTCACTACTTGCTCTCTAGGTACAGCCCATTCAATGTCtggacacctctcatcacaagaaaGTGCACACTCGCCACCTCTGTGAACAAAGATGCACCAGTGACTTGTGGCCACTGGACTGTGGAGTGACTGGGGTGGAAAGCCAAGGTCACAGGGCCCTGATCAGACTGCTCCTTTCCAAGCAGGTGTTTTTGCTTCTCCTTCAGTCAAGGCTAGCACGTGGAGGGCAGAAAGCAGCAAGCCTCAGCAAGCCACAGCTAATGGGCACACCCATTAGCCACGGTTTACACTGTGAATATTCAGAAGGCAGGATGCCTCTTGCAATGGGCGGTGGGTCATCAGAGACCAGCCTCAAATGCTGAGTGGGAGGCAGGCACCCTCCCTGGGGGAGCCCAGAGCCCTGTGGGAACATCTATAGCGATGCTCACAAGTCAGTGGAGGCAGCCACTCAGGAGCAGTGAGAGCTCATGCCGTGTGTGATTCAGGCAGCAGAGGCCACGGCAGGACCTGTCCAGGGTGCAGATGACTGCGGCAGACTGCTCCAGGGACCACTCTCAAATGGAGTGAACCCCTCATTTCCACCCAGGCAGATGTGAGGGAAGAAGCCACAGTCAACTGTGCAGGGATCTGGGGATGCTCAGCCCAGGAAGGGAAGACCTGGGAGGAGGCACGGGAGCTGAGTGTCCCATGGGCTGCCCAGCGTGGGAAGTGACGGTCTCAGAACCTGTTAAGTCCCACTACATTTGCTGAGGACTGCCTGAGGCCTGCACTGCACCAGCTGCCTGGGCTAGTGGTGACCAAGACACCACATGCACTCAAAGTTTAGCAGCAGAAAGAAGTCTTTAAACAGGGGGGGTCTGGAGAAGGGTGTTCTACCCTGGGAAGGTGGGAAGCTCAAATGTCAGGGGTGAGGGTAGGAGTGAGATCTCCGCTATCCTCCTCCATCCAGAGATTCGAGGATTTTAAGGTCAGAAGAATATTTATGGaagattgatttttcttcttctttaacacAAAACTTAGCTATCCATTCTCTGGTAGCATCACCTTTGACCCACGTTCTCTCTGCCCAAGCAGGGCATTGGTCTGTCTGTCCAAAAGGAAGATGGAAAGGCTTCCGGTGAAATTCCCTGTGAATTTCTCAAGAACAAAGACTGGAATTGAGGTTGGCCTCAGGGAGGACCCCTTAGGATTTCCCAAGCCATAGTCAGGAGGGCCCTGCTGCTGGGGGCACAGTGCCGACAATGCCGCCTGGACCCCACCACTAGGGGTCTGCAGCGCACCACATCCTCAGCCACCCGCAGCTCCCTGCCTGCGCCTCCGCCTCACCCGAGACTGTCCCTAGAGAGGAGCCTGTGGTCGCGGGGGCGTGTGCAGTGAGCcggagggggctgggggccttCCAGGGATGACAGACCTCACAGAGCCACAGAACCAAGC
This window of the Mesoplodon densirostris isolate mMesDen1 chromosome 3, mMesDen1 primary haplotype, whole genome shotgun sequence genome carries:
- the IL13 gene encoding interleukin-13, translated to MALWLTVVIALTCFGGFASLGPVPPSTALKELIEELVNITQNQKAPLCNGSMVWSVNLTANMYCAALEALINVSNCSAIQRTQRMLSALCLHKPSAGVSSDHIRDTKIEVAHFLKDLLKHSRNIFRYGKFS